In the genome of Streptomyces globosus, one region contains:
- a CDS encoding ABC transporter ATP-binding protein, which produces MIGVAPPAHDPAAPESAATLPVGSPATVRGYVRGLLRRHRRAFGVLVGVNAVAVTASMVGPYLLGRVVDGLAAGSRELHLERTALLFAAALVVQTVFVRLVRLRGAMLGEEMLADLREDFLVRSVGLPPGVLERAGTGDLLSRVTTDIDRLANAMREAVPQLAIGVVWVSLLFGALTVTAPPLALAALVALPVLVAGCRWYFRRAPAAYRSEAAGYAAVAAVLTETVDAGRTVEAHRLGPARIALSDRRISEWTAWERYTLFLRTVLFPVVNTTFVTILGSVLLVGGYCVLQGWLSVGQLTTGALLAHMMVDPIGLILRWYDELQIAQVSLARLVGVREIEPDAGDAAVRPQGRDVRAEQVRFGYREGVDVLHQVSVAVPPGTRVALVGPSGAGKSTLGRLLAGIYAPRTGEVTLGGAQLSRMPAERVREHVALVNQEHHVFTGSLRDNLRLARAHAEDAELWAALGAVDADGWARALGDGLDTQVGSGGTALTPAQAQQVALARLVLADPHTLVLDEATSLLDPRAARHLERSLARVLDGRTVIAIAHRLHTAHDADVIAVVEAGRISELGSHDELVAAGGAYAALWRSWHG; this is translated from the coding sequence ATGATCGGCGTGGCGCCGCCGGCGCACGACCCGGCGGCCCCGGAGTCGGCCGCGACCCTGCCCGTGGGCTCGCCGGCGACCGTACGGGGGTACGTGCGGGGGCTGCTGCGGCGGCACCGGCGGGCGTTCGGCGTCCTGGTCGGGGTCAACGCGGTCGCGGTGACCGCCTCCATGGTGGGCCCGTACCTGCTGGGCCGGGTCGTGGACGGGCTCGCGGCGGGATCGCGCGAGCTGCACCTGGAGCGGACGGCGCTGCTGTTCGCGGCGGCGCTCGTGGTGCAGACGGTGTTCGTGCGGCTCGTCCGGCTGCGGGGCGCGATGCTCGGCGAGGAGATGCTCGCCGATCTGAGGGAGGACTTCCTCGTCCGGTCGGTGGGGCTGCCTCCCGGCGTGCTGGAGCGGGCCGGAACCGGCGACCTGCTGTCGCGTGTCACCACCGACATCGACCGGCTGGCCAACGCGATGCGGGAGGCCGTGCCGCAGCTGGCCATCGGCGTGGTCTGGGTCAGCCTGCTCTTCGGGGCGCTGACGGTGACCGCTCCGCCGCTCGCCCTGGCCGCGCTGGTGGCCCTGCCGGTTCTGGTGGCCGGCTGCCGCTGGTACTTCCGGCGGGCCCCGGCGGCGTACCGCTCGGAGGCCGCCGGGTACGCCGCGGTCGCGGCGGTGCTGACGGAGACGGTGGACGCCGGGCGAACGGTCGAGGCGCACCGCCTCGGCCCGGCGCGGATCGCGCTGTCGGACCGGCGGATCAGTGAGTGGACGGCATGGGAGCGGTACACCCTCTTCCTGCGGACGGTCCTCTTCCCCGTCGTCAACACCACCTTCGTGACGATCCTCGGGTCGGTGCTGCTGGTCGGCGGCTACTGCGTGCTGCAGGGTTGGCTGTCGGTGGGGCAGCTGACGACGGGTGCGCTGCTCGCGCACATGATGGTCGATCCGATCGGCCTGATCCTGCGCTGGTACGACGAGCTCCAGATCGCCCAGGTGTCGCTCGCCCGCCTGGTGGGCGTGCGGGAGATCGAGCCGGACGCGGGCGACGCCGCCGTCCGCCCGCAGGGTCGGGACGTCCGCGCCGAGCAGGTCCGGTTCGGCTACCGGGAGGGCGTGGACGTGCTGCACCAGGTGTCGGTGGCGGTGCCGCCGGGTACCCGGGTGGCGCTGGTCGGCCCGTCGGGCGCGGGCAAGTCCACCCTCGGGCGGCTGCTCGCGGGCATCTACGCGCCGCGGACCGGCGAGGTGACCCTCGGCGGGGCGCAGCTGTCGCGGATGCCGGCCGAGCGGGTCCGCGAGCACGTGGCCCTCGTGAACCAGGAGCACCACGTGTTCACGGGCTCGCTGCGGGACAACCTGCGGCTGGCCCGGGCGCACGCCGAGGACGCCGAGCTGTGGGCCGCGCTGGGCGCGGTCGACGCGGACGGCTGGGCGCGGGCCCTGGGCGACGGGCTCGACACGCAGGTCGGCTCGGGCGGCACGGCGCTCACGCCGGCGCAGGCGCAGCAGGTGGCGCTGGCCCGGCTGGTGCTGGCGGACCCGCACACGCTGGTACTGGACGAGGCGACGTCGCTGCTGGACCCGCGGGCGGCCCGGCACCTGGAGCGCTCGCTGGCCCGGGTGCTGGACGGGCGGACGGTCATCGCGATCGCCCACCGGCTGCACACGGCGCACGACGCCGATGTGATCGCCGTCGTCGAGGCCGGGCGGATCAGCGAGCTCGGCTCACACGACGAGCTGGTCGCGGCCGGGGGCGCGTACGCGGCGCTGTGGCGATCCTGGCACGGATGA
- a CDS encoding metal-dependent hydrolase — protein sequence MMGPAHSLSGAAAWLGVGAATAAAGHPMPWPVLVVGALICAGAALAPDLDHKSATISRAFGPLSRGLCEVVDKLSYSVYKSTRSRKDARRSGGHRTLTHTWLWAVLIGAGSSVLAAATDRWGVLVLLFVHLVLAVEGLLWRAARMSSDILVWLLGATSAWILAGVLDQPGNGADWLFGPEYAYVWLGLPVVLGALVHDIGDALTVSGCPILWPLPIAGKRWYPVGPPKGMRFRAGSWVELKVLMPAFMLLGGIGGASALGFI from the coding sequence ATGATGGGTCCGGCGCACTCGCTGTCCGGGGCGGCCGCCTGGCTGGGGGTGGGCGCGGCCACGGCGGCCGCCGGGCATCCGATGCCCTGGCCGGTCCTCGTCGTCGGCGCGCTGATCTGCGCCGGCGCGGCCCTCGCCCCCGACCTCGACCACAAGTCCGCGACGATCTCGCGGGCCTTCGGCCCGCTCTCCCGCGGCCTGTGCGAGGTCGTCGACAAGCTCTCGTACTCCGTCTACAAGTCCACGCGCTCCCGCAAGGACGCCCGCCGATCCGGAGGCCACCGCACCCTGACCCACACCTGGCTGTGGGCGGTGCTGATCGGCGCCGGCTCCTCCGTCCTGGCCGCCGCCACCGACCGGTGGGGCGTCCTCGTCCTGCTCTTCGTCCACCTGGTGCTGGCCGTGGAGGGCCTGCTGTGGCGGGCGGCCAGGATGTCCAGCGACATCCTCGTCTGGCTGCTCGGGGCGACGAGCGCCTGGATCCTCGCCGGAGTCCTCGACCAGCCCGGCAACGGCGCCGACTGGCTGTTCGGCCCCGAGTACGCCTACGTGTGGCTGGGCCTGCCGGTCGTCCTCGGCGCCCTGGTCCACGACATCGGCGACGCCCTGACGGTGTCCGGCTGCCCGATCCTGTGGCCGCTGCCCATCGCCGGGAAGCGCTGGTATCCCGTCGGGCCGCCCAAGGGGATGCGCTTCCGGGCCGGCAGCTGGGTGGAGCTGAAGGTGCTCATGCCCGCGTTCATGCTGCTCGGCGGTATCGGCGGAGCCTCCGCCCTCGGGTTCATCTGA
- a CDS encoding DEAD/DEAH box helicase: MTLIDQLPPNADPDALFEAFSSWAEDQGITLYPAQEEALIEVVSGANVILSTPTGSGKSLVAAGAHFTALAQDKVTFYTAPIKALVSEKFFDLCKLFGTENVGMLTGDASVNADAPVICCTAEVLASIALRDGKYADIGQVVMDEFHFYAEPDRGWAWQIPLLELPQAQFVLMSATLGDVKRFEEDLTRRTGRPTSVVRSATRPVPLSYEYVTTPITDTITELLETRQAPVYIVHFTQAQAVERAQSLMSINMCTREEKDRIAELIGNFRFTTKFGQNLSRYVRHGIGVHHAGMLPKYRRLVEKLAQAGLLKVICGTDTLGVGVNVPIRTVLFTALTKYDGNRVRTLRAREFHQIAGRAGRAGFDTAGFVVAQAPEHVIENERALAKAGDDPKKRRKVVRKKAPEGFVAWSDTTFEKLIAAEPEPLTSRFKVTNIMLLSVIARPGDAFQAMRSLLEDNHEPRKAQLRHIRRAIAIYRSLLDGGVVEQLDTPDAEGRTIRLTVDLQQDFALNQPLSTFALAAFDLLDPESPSYALDMVSVVESTLDDPRQILAAQQNKERGIAVGAMKADGIEYEERMERLQDITYPKPLEELLLHAYDVYRKSHPWVGDHPVSPKSIIRDMYERAMTFTEFTSFYELARTEGIVLRYLASAYKALDHTIPDDLKSEDLEDLIAWLGELVRQVDSSLLDEWEQLANPELETAEEAQEKADQVKPVTANARAFRVLVRNAMFRRVELAALDRVDELGELDGDSGWDADAWGEAMDAYWDEYDDLGTGPDARGPKLLQIEEDPAHGLWRVRQTFADPNGDHGWGISAEVDLAASDEEGRAVIRLTSVGELGAR; the protein is encoded by the coding sequence GTGACCCTCATTGATCAGCTCCCGCCGAACGCCGACCCCGACGCGCTCTTCGAGGCCTTCTCCTCGTGGGCGGAGGACCAGGGCATCACCCTGTACCCGGCCCAGGAGGAGGCGCTGATCGAGGTCGTCTCCGGAGCGAACGTGATCCTGTCCACCCCGACGGGCTCCGGCAAGAGCCTCGTCGCGGCGGGCGCGCACTTCACCGCGCTCGCCCAGGACAAGGTCACCTTCTACACAGCGCCCATCAAGGCGCTGGTGTCGGAGAAGTTCTTCGACCTGTGCAAGCTGTTCGGCACCGAGAACGTCGGCATGCTCACCGGCGACGCCTCGGTGAACGCCGACGCCCCGGTGATCTGCTGCACCGCCGAGGTGCTGGCGTCCATCGCGCTGCGGGACGGCAAGTACGCCGACATCGGCCAGGTCGTGATGGACGAGTTCCACTTCTATGCGGAGCCGGACCGCGGCTGGGCCTGGCAGATCCCGCTGCTGGAGCTCCCGCAGGCGCAGTTCGTCCTGATGTCGGCCACCCTCGGCGACGTGAAGCGGTTCGAGGAGGACCTCACCCGCCGCACCGGCCGACCGACCTCGGTGGTCCGCTCGGCGACCCGGCCCGTCCCGCTGTCGTACGAGTACGTCACCACGCCGATCACCGACACGATCACCGAGCTGCTGGAGACGCGGCAGGCGCCCGTGTACATCGTGCACTTCACGCAGGCGCAGGCGGTCGAGCGGGCGCAGTCGCTGATGAGCATCAACATGTGCACGCGCGAGGAGAAGGACAGGATCGCCGAGCTGATCGGCAACTTCCGCTTCACCACGAAGTTCGGCCAGAACCTCTCCCGCTACGTCCGGCACGGCATCGGCGTGCACCACGCGGGGATGCTGCCCAAGTACCGGCGCCTCGTGGAGAAACTGGCCCAGGCGGGCCTGCTCAAGGTGATCTGCGGCACCGACACCCTCGGCGTCGGCGTCAACGTCCCCATCCGCACCGTGCTGTTCACGGCGCTGACGAAGTACGACGGCAACCGGGTGCGCACGCTGCGCGCCCGCGAGTTCCACCAGATCGCCGGCCGGGCCGGCCGGGCGGGCTTCGACACGGCGGGCTTCGTCGTCGCCCAGGCGCCGGAGCACGTCATCGAGAACGAGCGGGCGCTGGCGAAGGCGGGCGACGACCCGAAGAAGCGCCGCAAGGTCGTCCGGAAGAAGGCGCCCGAGGGCTTCGTCGCCTGGTCGGACACCACCTTCGAAAAACTGATCGCCGCCGAGCCGGAGCCGCTCACCTCCCGGTTCAAGGTCACCAACATCATGCTGCTGTCGGTGATCGCCCGCCCCGGTGACGCCTTCCAGGCGATGCGCAGCCTCCTGGAGGACAACCACGAGCCGCGCAAGGCCCAGCTGAGGCACATCCGGCGGGCGATCGCGATCTACCGCTCGCTCCTGGACGGCGGGGTGGTCGAGCAGCTCGACACCCCGGACGCCGAGGGCCGCACGATCCGGCTGACCGTCGACCTCCAGCAGGACTTCGCGCTGAACCAGCCGCTGTCGACGTTCGCGCTGGCCGCCTTCGACCTGCTGGACCCGGAGTCGCCGTCGTACGCGCTGGACATGGTGTCCGTCGTCGAGTCCACCCTGGACGACCCGCGCCAGATCCTGGCCGCGCAGCAGAACAAGGAGCGCGGGATCGCGGTCGGCGCGATGAAGGCGGACGGGATCGAGTACGAGGAGCGGATGGAGCGGCTCCAGGACATCACCTATCCCAAGCCCCTCGAGGAACTCCTGCTCCACGCCTACGACGTGTACCGCAAGAGCCACCCCTGGGTCGGCGACCACCCCGTCTCCCCCAAGTCGATCATCCGCGACATGTACGAACGCGCGATGACCTTCACCGAGTTCACCTCCTTCTACGAGCTCGCCCGCACCGAGGGCATCGTGCTGCGGTACCTGGCGAGCGCCTACAAGGCGCTGGACCACACCATCCCCGACGACCTCAAGTCGGAGGACCTGGAGGACCTCATCGCCTGGCTGGGCGAGCTGGTCCGCCAGGTGGACTCCAGCCTGCTCGACGAGTGGGAGCAGCTGGCGAACCCGGAGCTGGAGACGGCGGAGGAGGCCCAGGAGAAGGCCGACCAGGTCAAGCCGGTCACCGCGAACGCGCGCGCCTTCCGCGTCCTGGTCCGCAACGCCATGTTCCGCCGGGTCGAGCTGGCCGCCCTGGACCGGGTCGACGAGCTGGGCGAACTCGACGGCGACTCCGGCTGGGACGCGGACGCGTGGGGCGAGGCGATGGACGCCTACTGGGACGAGTACGACGACCTCGGCACCGGCCCGGACGCACGCGGGCCGAAGCTGCTGCAGATCGAGGAGGACCCGGCCCACGGCCTGTGGCGCGTCCGCCAGACGTTCGCCGACCCGAACGGCGACCATGGCTGGGGCATCAGCGCCGAGGTCGACCTGGCCGCCTCCGACGAGGAGGGCCGGGCCGTGATCCGGCTGACCTCGGTCGGCGAGCTCGGCGCGCGCTGA